The following nucleotide sequence is from Barnesiella viscericola DSM 18177.
TTCCATAACTGTATCGAAAGCTCCTATCTACATTGGTGGTTCGCGTGTGTACTACGCCGGATTTGTCGGAGAAATCGACGATGTACAGATATGGCACAAAGCCCTGAGCGACAGCGAAGTGGTAGAAGCCATGAAGGGTTACGACGGCAAGACGATCCCGGCCGAACTGAAAGGTTACTGGACGTTCGAAAGCGATAACTACAATTCGGACGACTTCACCTTTACCAACAAAGGTTCATTGAATACCAGCGCCAAGGCTGCCTACATTGAAACGACGGGAACCGGCGGTGAAAATACCTCTTCCAACGGAGAGAAACTCCTCCCTGCCAACATCAACGTAGAGGGTAACCCCGCCATGTCGGGTACACTGCCCATCACTACCACCTCGACCTTCACCATCCCCGATGTCGAAGTGGCCAACAGCGATGACCAAGCTACCGTTTCGTTCAACAAGAGCGGCAACTACGATGTTACCCTCACGCTGGCCAACGGCTGGGGCTCGGACACGATGACGAAAAAGGAATATATCGTTGTGGTAGTTCCCGATGCTATCGAAGACAACTTGGTAAATGACCTCAAAGTATACCCCAACCCCTTCATCGAAAATGTAAATCTGCAATTCGCTGCCGATGGCAACTATGTAATCGACATCTTCGACGCTCAGGGCCGCAAGGTTACCTCGAAAACTCATCAGGCTATGGCCGGCGAAATCTGCACGCTCACAGTCAATGAGGCCCAAGGTGTTTACTATGTAGTCATCTCGAAAGATGGCAAACGTGTAAAAGCTCTCAAAGTGGTAGCTGAATAATGTAATCTCAATTCCTCCGCACCTCGTGTGCGGAGGAATCTTCTCGATATCATTTCATTTATCGTTTAACTAAATTTATCAGTATGAGAAAAATTTATCTCTTATTGCTCGCGACTCTGCTAGGCGGGGCCCTGGCAAATGCGCAAAACCCACTCGAAGGATATGAAGCTCCTACGTTTAGTAAGGAAGGAAATTGTGGAAATATTGTATCATTCTCTACTTCGGGTGCTTTGGAAGATTTAACAAATGTCTCTATTCCTAAAAAACCTAATGGAAAAATCCAACAAGAACTTTTAATAGCTCCAAATGCAACTGTAACATTAACCTTTAACATCAATTCCACTTGGGGTAAATTTGCTGTATTTTCCGATGCGAATAGTTCTAAATCAATGGAGCGACTCATCTTTTGTGGAAACGCAAATAAAGGAGGATTCGCAAATGAAAATGGTGTTACCGTATATAAGGAGGATACCGAAACCAAAGTATCATCAGGGACATTACCCACTATCACAATTCCTGGAGAAGCAGAGGAAGGTACGGTTTATTGCTTGCGTATGATGTTTATCGGAGCAGAAACAGCACCAGAGAATCCGACCTACAATGGTAATTACACAGAAGGTACTTACTATGACGTAAAGATTACCGTAAAATCGAACATTCAAAGATATGCCATCAACTTTACCGCACCCGAGAATGGAACGCTCTCGATCAAAAACGGCGCAACCGCCATTACCTCAGGTGAAGAGGTTGCCGAAGGTACTATCCTGACCGTATCGGCTACCCCCAACAGCGGCTACGAACTGGTTGCCGTAAAGAATAATGGCGAAATCTTCCCGAACTCGACTTATGCGGTAACCGCTGCTGCAAACTTTACGGCCGAGTTCAAACAACTGGCTACCGAGGGCGAAGCCATGCTGATGTCGGCTCCCGGCTATGGAACCGAAGAGGCTCAACTGCGATTCAGCGATACGGCTCTGGGGTCACACAATACCAGTGAGAATCAGGTATCGAGCGACCAACGTTCGCGCAACTACACCTTCTCGGCCTGGGTTTCGCCCATGGGCTACAACGGTGTCTTCATGGGTCACGTACAGAACAGCATCACCTGGAATGTAGAAGGTTCATATGGTATCGGTGTACAAAACGGTAAACTGGCTGTATGGTATCGTTACTGGGACGGCAGCTCAACGGGTTGCCCCGGTGCTTCGGCTCCTGCCGTATCGGAAACGACCACGCTCTATCCCGGTGAATTTGCCTTCATCTCGCTGGTAACCAGCAACGACGGCAAGAACTTCAAAGTGTACAAAAATGGCGAAGAGGCTATCTCGCAAGATGTAGAACAAGGTGGTCTGGCTCTGCTCTACGATGCCTGCGACTTTGCTATCGGTGACTCGAAATACAACCAGATGGCCTCGAAAGTAGAGGAAGTTCAACTCTGGAACCGCACCCTTACTCCCGAGGAAATCAAAACCTCGATGTATGGCTACAACGAAATGCCCGAAGGTCTGGTAGCCTACTACCGTCCCGAATCGGCTACGGGTACAACCGTAGACAATCTGGCCGGTGATGTAGACGCTTACTACCGTGCAAACAACAGATCCGGGGACTCCGGAGAATTCCCCATGGCTACGGCCATTCAAAAGACCAACGGTCGTGAAACGGTAGAGGTAACCTACAACACGCCCGAGGAGGAAAATGCCGCTTACACGCTGCAACGCTATGGTGTAGACCTGACCGCTTCGCCCGCTCCCGTAAAAGTATACAGTAACCTGTATGCCGTAAACGGAAGTGACTCGTATGAAATCAGCTCGATTACCGTCGACGGTACTCCGCTCACCAACGTAACCGACCCGATTCAAGTTGCCACAAGCCCCGTTAAGGTAGACGTAGTCTTCAACCTGGCTTCGGGTATCGAAGAAGAGGTTGTTGCCGAGCCCATCTACTACAACAACAACGTGCTCTATATGCCCGAAGGTGCTACCGCAGTTATCTACAACCTGCTGGGTACTGTCGTAGCCGAAGTAGCCGAGCCCGCTGCCAACCTTGCTCAACTGCCTGCCGGTATCTATCTGGCCAAGGTTTCGAAGGACGGCAACCACACGATCATTCGTTTCAAGAAATAATCAACCCCTTTGTCATGCACCCCGTACCCGTACTCTCGCGAGTGCGGGGTGCTTTTCTTCAAAAACAGATACCCCAACCGATCGGAGGGAAAAGTTCGATCGACTGATTTGCCAAGTAGAGCTATTCTACTTCAAACATGAAAAACAAAACCACACGATATCAAAGCCACAGAAAAACGCTCCTCCACTGAAAAAACGCCTTTATAATAACTTTTAGCGATGAGAAAACTATTTACGCTATTTACTTTATACTGCCTGTCGGGACTATTTTTTTATAGCCAAGCCCAAACTTATACCATATACCCTACCCCTCAAAAAGTCGTAGAAGGAGATGGCTCGGTCGAACTCTCCAAGACGATTAACGTCATCTGCGAAAGCACCATCGGCGAAGTGAGCCGCAACCGCATGAAAGAGGTACTGGAAAATGCAGGATACACGATCAATTATGTCGACGAAGCATCGCAAACCGTAACCAACCTGTATATAGGCACCAGCGGATCCGAAGGGGTTGCCGCTCGATATGCCGCCGACAACAATCTGCCCCTTACCGTTTTTGAACCGGGCGACAACAAGTTCGACCCCTATCTGCTTCAAATCAACAATCTGCACCCGCATGGCGACATCGTCATTTTGGGCAACGACAAAGGTTCGGAATATTATGCCTTTGCCACCCTCGAACAAATTTTCGAGCAAGCCGACGGAAACACGGTCCGTCAAATTACTTTTGAAGACTATGCCCACACACAATATCGGGGAATCGTAGAGGGTTTCTACGGCCACCCCTACTCGGTTGAAAATCGCATCAGCCTTTTTGAATTCTGCAAACGGTTCAAGATGAACGTATTCGTCTACGGTCCCAAATCGGACCCCTACCACCTGGGCAACTGGCGCGACGACTACCCCACCTCGCTCACCGAACAGGAGCGCTTCTTCGGCATGATAACCCAAGACGACCTGAAACAGATGACTGCCGCAGCCAAAGCCTGCCACGTCGATTTCATCTGGGCTGCTCACCCCGGGTTGCAACAGCCCATCAGTTTCTCCAACATAACAGCCATGGACCAGGGTATCGACGCCCTCATGACCAAATTTGACCACCTGTACAGTCTGGGAGTACGTGGCTTCGGCGTATTCATCGACGACATGAGCTACACCCCCTCGGGCGACATGCAGGCACACCTGGCCGACGAAACGCAAAAGAGAATACGCGAACGTTACACGACCGACAATCCCGACGACGAAATCGCCCCTCTCTTCTTCGTCCCTACGGCCTATGCACTGAATTACCCCGGCTCTTATACATTATCCAGTCTGAACAGTATCGACAGCGAGGTGGTCATCGCCTTCACCGGGTATGACTGCTTCTCCAACATACGCCCCTCGTCGATCGACGACATGGCCGGCCGCGTGGGCCGCAACCCCGTCATGTGGTGGAACAACCCCGTGAACGACGACCACGACGAACGCATCTACATGCGCGAACTCACCACCCACTGGACCATCGAATCGCCGGGAGCCATCAACACGCTCAACGGCCTTATCCTGAACCCCATGAACCAGGCCCAGGCCTCGAAAGTGGCCCTCTTCGGTGCAGCCGATTACAGCTGGAATCCCGTCGCCTTCGATGTACACCAGAACTGGGACGATGTATTCGCCCGCCTTGCCCGGCACGGCGATACGCAAACGGCCGAAGCCTTTAAATGCTTTGCCCGCTTCTCCGACGCGCTGGTCGAAGACGACGACATGATTGCCCTCTACGAAGGGTTCAAGGCAAATTTTGGCGGGGAGACCTTCCCCAAAGAGGCCGCTCAGTTGCACACCGAGTTGGAGAAACTCAACCAGGCTTGCATCTATATTGAAAGCCTGAAAGGGAGTGCCGAACGGGATTACCGGTTGATGTACGAAGACATTCGCTGCTGGAATGCCAAACTCAAAACACTTTCGACCATCGCACTCGACGCCCTCGACATGCTCGAGCAGGGTAACAACATGTCGCGAGCCGAAGGGTGGGAAAAATACATGCGGTTGAAAACACTCTACACCGGTATGCACTCCGACTCGACCTACCTGGTAAGTGCCCTCGAAGACTATGGAACCTCCACTTACGAAAAACTCTACGAAGTCACCCCGGGCGACAGCTATTTGCGCCCCTTCACCGATTTCCTCATCGAGAAGGTAGGGAACAAAGTACCGGGAGAGTGGCCCGAAAAGGATAACCCGCAAGTCATCACCAATATCGACAACCTGCAAGGGGTAGAACTGACCATCGAGGAATCGAGCTTCACATTGAGCGGACTGAACTCCACAGAACTCGATCCCGACCAATACATAGGTATCTACTTCGGCAACCTCGAAAAAATTACCCTTCCCGCTACCGATTTCAATACGGGTATCGCGGTCGAGATCTCGGAGAATGGTAAACAGTGGACTACCGTGCAACTGCCCGTTGAACAACAAAAGGCGGCTTATGTACGGATTAAAAACACCTCGAACACTATGGTTACCGCCGGTAGCAACCAGTTGACCGGTACCTGCCTCTTCTCTACGATCAGCAGTACCCCCACGGTATCGACCAACATGTCGCAATATCAGAACTATGCCATCGAACGGGTAATCGACGGCAACCCCAACTCCTATTTCTGGAGCAGTACTTCGCAGACCGAGGGAGACTATATCCTGCTCACCTACCCCACCTCGCAGCCTCAATACGAGATTACCATTACCTTTACCGATAACGACCAGATTTCAGGTACAGCCGCTATTGAGGTATCGAACAATAACACCGAATGGACCCAGATAGCCGAGTTTAATAGCGACTATCTCGACGCGAACCGTTCGTTCACCTGCAATGCCGACGGGCTCTCGGCCCGCTATGTGCGGTTTATCATTCGCAACGTCACCGGCGGATACTGGCTGCAAGTAGCCGAATTCAAATCGGAGATAGCCTCGAAAGATACCCAGACAACCGACCAGAACGGAGTCCAGATAGCCACCCTCTCCGACAAGGACCTCACGACCGGCTATCAGGCTGTCACTGCCGGTTATATCGAACATCATTTTATCGAAAACCTCAACATCGAGTCGATCGAGATTTTCCACAACACCACGTTCGACAGCCGGTACGAACTTCCCAAAATCTATGTTAATGACGGTACCGAATGGCTTGAAATGGGTCATCTCGACTCCCCCTGCACCATACTCGACACCCACGAGATGAAACTGGTTACCGCAGTCAAAATCGAATGGAACGCAGAGAATATTCCTGATTTGTACGAAATCCTGCCCTGTGGCACGCCTTATGTCGAGAAAGACGAAACGTCTACCAGCATCGAGGAGATTGGAACCTCAGGCATAAAACTCTATACACACGACAACCAGCTGTATGTACAGGCCGGCAGCCCCATCACGAACCTTGCGCTGTACGATCTGTTCGGCCGCACGGTAGCACAGGCTACCCCCCACAGCACCCAGGTTGAGATGACTCTCGGCAGCAACATGCCCCGGGTACTCATCGTGCGAGTAACCGACGATGCACAGGAGGTCTCGATTCACAAAATCGTGTGGTAACGAATAATCAAATGAACCGATACAGATAACGACAAGAACAAGAAAGAGTATACACTTATAAACAAAAGAGATGAAACGAGCAACGCTTTGGCTGGGACTGGGACTGCTTCTATTTTCGGGCTGTTCCCACTCATCGGAAACCCAGTTACAATATTCCGATTTTGTGAATCCGTTCATCGGGACGGGCGGTCACGGACACACTTTTCCCGGTGCGGTGGTTCCGCACGGAATGATACAACCGAGCCCCGACACCCGCATCTACGAGTGGGACGCCTGCTCGGGGTACCACTATTCCGACAACTCCATCAACGGGTTCTCGCATACCCACCTGAGCGGCACGGGGTGCGGCGACTATGGCGACATCTTGCTGATGCCTACCGTAGGAAAACAGGAGTACCGCTACATGGGTCCCGACAGCCAACAGACGGCCTATGCCTCACCCTTCTCGCACAACAACGAGACGGCAACCCCGGGATACTACTCGGTTATGCTCGACCGCTACCAGGTGAAAGCCGAGCTGACGGCGACCGAACGGGCCGCCATACACCGCTATCACTTTCCCGAGAGCCAGGAGGCCGGCTTCATCGTCGACCTGGATTACAGCCTGCAAGGGCAAGAGAATCTCGACATGAAGCTCAAACCCCTGAGCGACACCGAGATTGCCGGGTGGAAACGCACCCGGGGGTGGGCCGACAACCAATGCGTGGGCTTTTACATGAAATTCTCCAAACCGTTTACCTGCCACATTGTCGACACCGTGATCGACATCACCCGCAACGGCAAGCCCTATAAACTGGAACAAAAAAAAGCGTTGCTCCAATTTGCCACGACTCAAAACGAAGAGGTACTCGTGAAGGTGGGCATATCGGCCGTCGACATGGACGGAGCCCGTCGCAACGTCGAGACCGAGATTCCCCACTGGGATTTCGACAGCGTTGCCTTGCAGGCTAAAAACAAGTGGAACGATTACCTGGGAACCATCGAGGTCGAAACCGATAACGAGACCCAGAAGCAAATCTTCTACACGGCTCTCTACCACACGGCCATTCACCCCAGCCTCTTCTCCGATGCCGACGGCCGTTACCGCGGACTCGACCAGATGATTCACCAGACCAAACCCGGGAAAGAGATTTATACCGTCTACTCGTTGTGGGACACCTTCCGGGCTCTCCACCCGCTGCTGACCATCACGCAACCCGAGTTGAACGACAAACTCATCATGTCGCTCATGGAGAAATACCACGAGGGCGGTATCCTGCCCATGTGGGAGCTGGCCGGCAACTACACCGCTACCATGATCGGCTACCATGCCGTGCCGGTCATTGTCGATGCCTACATGAAGGGATTCAACAAAATCGACGGTCGGGAGCTGCTCGAAGCCTGTGTGAGAAGTTCGGTCTACGACACGACCGACATCATTGCATCGAGCCGCATGGTCAATGCACTGGTGCCCATCTCGAAATACTATAAAAACGAAATCGGTTATATTCCTCACGAAAAAGAGAACGAATCGGTGGCCAAGGGTCTGGAATATGCCTACAACGACTGGTGTATCTCCACGCTGGCCAAAGCCATCGGCGATACGGCCACCTATGAGAGATACAAAGCTCTGTCACAAGCCTATACCAACTACTACGACCCCAACACAAAATTCATGCGGGGCAAAAAGCTCAACGGCAAATGGAACACACCCTTTAACCCGTATGCATCGAACCACCGCAACGACGACTATTGCGAAGGCACGGCCTGGCAATGGACCTGGTTTGTTCCTCACGACATTGACGGACTCATTGACTTGATGGGCGGACAGGAACAATTTGTCGACCGGCTCGACTCGCTCTTTGTGGCCGACTCGAAAATCGAGGGCGACCTGGTTTCGTCCGACATCTCGGGCCTCATCGGGCAGTATGCCCACGGCAACGAACCCAGCCACCACATTGCCCACCTCTACAACTATGTGAACCAGTCGTGGAAAACGCAACAGATTATCGACTCGATACTCTTCAACCAATATTTTGCCGATCCCAACGGGCTCTCGGGCAACGAAGACTGCGGACAGATGTCGGCCTGGTATGTACTCAACGCCATGGGCTTCTACCAGGTATGCCCCGGCTCACCCATCTACTCGGTGGGACGCCCCATCTTCGACAAGGTGACCATCAACCTGTCGAACGGCAAGAAGTTCGAGATTGTTGCCAACAACAATTCGCGCACCAACAAATACATTCAAAGCATACGTCTCGACAATATCCTGCTCGAATCGCCGTTCTTCATGCACAGTGACATCATGAAGGGAGGCCGCATCGTGGTCGACATGGGTAACACCCCGGTAAAACCATAAACACACTGTACATTCAAACAAAACACATAATAAATACATCTCATGAAAAAGCTCAACCGTTATCTGGCCCTTTTGGCCACGGTCCTAGCCTTAATCTCTTGCCAAAGCGAGGAAAACCGCTATGACCTCATTCCCTACCCCAACCACATCGAGCAGATGCCGGGTAGATTTGCATTCGACAACCATACGCAAATCTTTGTTTCGCCCGAATGCGGCGACGAAATAACCGGCGTGCTGAAACAATTTGCCGGTCAGCTTCAAAAAACCAGTGGCCTGGAACTGAAATGGGCCGAGAAAGAGGGCAAGAACGGCATCGTCGTAAAACTCAATCCCGAGTTGGCCGACGAGGCTTACAACCTGCACATCGGTAAAAACAACATCGAGATAGCCGCAGCTACCCCCAACGGCGTACGCTTTGCCCTGCAAACCGTCAAACAGCTGCTCCCAGCCGCCGTCTACGGCGATACACTGGTGACCGATGCCAACTGGTCGGTACCTTGTGCCACCATCGACGATGCTCCGCGATTCGGCTACCGCGGCCTGCACCTCGACGTAGCCCGTCACTTCTTCTCGATTGCCGAAGTGAAACGCATTCTCAACGTCATGGCCGTGCACAAGCTCAACACGCTGCACTGGCACCTCACCGACGACCAGGGCTGGCGCATCGAAATCAAGAAATATCCCCGCCTCACCGAGGTGGGCAGCATGCGCAGCAAAACGATGATTGCCAAAGAGTGGGACAACTACGACAACACCCCCTACGGCGGATTCTACACTCAGGACGAACTGCGCGACATAGTGAAATATGCTGCCGACCTGGGTATCACAATTATCCCCGAGATTGACCTGCCGGGTCACATGATGGCTGCTCTGGCCTCCTACCCCGAGTTGGGTTGCACCGGCGGCCCGTATGAGGTTTCGGGCCAATGGGGTATCCGCGACGATGTGCTCTGCGCCGGTAAGGACAAGACCTTCGACTTCATCGAAAACGTTCTGCTTGAAGTGATGGATATATTCCCCTCGAAATACATTCACATCGGGGGTGACGAGTGCCCCAAACTGCGTTGGGAGAAGTGCCCCGCCTGCCAGGCCCGCATCAAGGCTCTGGGTCTTAAAGACGACGAACACGGCACGGCCGAGCACTATCTGCAAGGTTATGTGACCGAGCGGGTGGAGAAATTCCTCAACGACCACGGTCGTGAAATGATCGGCTGGGACGAGATTATGGAGGGCGGCCTCTCGACCCATGCCACCGTCATGTCGTGGCGCGGTGTCAGCAACGGTGTCGAAGCTGCCAAACAGGGACACGACGTAATCATGACCCCCACCAGTCCCCTCTATTTCGACTACTACCAGTCGCGCGACACCCAGAGCGAACCCCTCGCCATCGGCGGCTACAACCCGGTAGATCTGGTCTACAAATTCAATCCCGTGCCCGACGAGCTTACCGAAGAGGAGGCCAAACACATTTTGGGCACGCAGGCCAACGTATGGACCGAATACATGCCTACCAACGAGCAACTCGAATACATGATCATGCCCCGTATCGCCGCATTGAGCGAAGTACAGTGGGATCAACTGGAAAACAAGGACTACAACCGTTTCCTCAACCACATCGGTCACATACTTGAAATCTACAACGCCATGGGGCTCAACTACGCCAAACACCTCTTCGAGGTAGAGGGCGAATATATGGTCGACGAGAGCAAGGGTTGTATTGTAGCCACCTTGCGCACGCAGGGCGACGCTCCCATCTACTACACCCTCGACGGTACCGAACCCACCACGGCCAGCACCCGCTACACGGAGCCGATAGAGATCAGCACCGACACCGATACCTGCACCTTGAAAGCCATCGTTGTGCGCGACCAGGTCAAGACCCGCACGCTGGTACGTCCCTTCTCATTCAACAAAGCGACCGGGCACCTGGCTGAACTCAAAGATGCTCCTAGCCCGAAATACACATTCGGCGGCGCATCGGTACTGACCGACGGCATACATGGCGATTTCAATTACAGCAACGGCTGCTGGCTGGGCTTTATCGACACACCGCTCGATGCCACCATCGACCTGGGCGAAACCCAAGAGGTGAGCCGCGTCAAGGTGGGTTCGCTCGTGCAATATTCCGAGTATATCTTCCCCCCCACGAAGATTACGGTCTATGCAGCCGACGGTGAAAACCCCATGACCGAAATCGGCAAACTCGACATACCGGTAGCTCCCAAACAAGATGCCGACGGTGTGCGCGAATATACCTGCGAGTTCCCCTCGGTACCCGCTTCCAAGATACGGGTAGTGGTCAATACGACCGACAAGATACCCGACTGGCACGGAGCCCGCGGTGAGAAAGGCTGGCTCTTTGTCGACGAAATTTCCATCAACTAATCAATTCACAGTACACACATGACAAAACACCATAGATTCCTCATCACACTTTTTGCGGGGCTCCTGCTGCTGGGCGGAATCAGTTGCAGCACCCCCCAAAAGGCCGAGGTAGACCTCATACCCATGCCCCGTTCGGTCGAATACCACCGGGGAGCCTTCACCCTCTCGCCCGAGACCAAGTTCTACACCCAGCTCCCCACCGAGGGCAAGGAGGCTCTTGCCCGCTGCCTCGAAGGGACCTTGCTCGGCTCGGTACCCTTTGCCGACGAAGCAACGGGAAATAACGGCATCAGTCTGAACCTCTGCGACAGCACCGTCGTACCCGAAGCCGAAGGCTACCGCCTCGAAATCGGGAAAAAGGGAGTGACCCTCTCGGCCAGTACCGAGGCGGGACTCTTCTACGGCATACAGACCCTGCTGCAACTGCTCAACAACGGCGACGGCAAGACTCTGCCTGCCGTCACCATCGACGACGCTCCCCGGTTTCCCTACCGGGGCATGCACCTCGATGTGTCGCGCCATTTCGCCGACAAGGAGTTTGTGAAGAAACAGCTCGATGCCCTGGCCTACTTCAAGATGAACCGCTTCCACTGGCACCTCACCGACGGTGCCGGCTGGCGTATCGAAATCAAGAAATACCCGCGCCTCACCTCGTTTGCCGCCTGGCGTCCCTTCGAGAAACTGAACGACTGGTGGACGGGCGGACGCACCTTCTGCGACCAGAACGACCCGCGCGCCGTGGGCGGATACTACACGCAGGACGATATTCGCGAGGTGGTAGCCTATGCCGCCGAGCGTCACATTACCATCATTCCCGAAATCGAGATGCCGGGTCACTCCGAAGAGGTGCTGGCCACCTACCCCGAGCTCTCCTGCTCGGGCAAACCCTACGTCGATGCCGACTACTGCATCGGCACCGAGAAGACATTCGAGTTCCTCGAAAACGTATTGCTCGAAGTAATCGATCTCTTCCCCTCGGAGTATATCCACATCGGTGGCGACGAGGCTTCGAAGAACGGCTGGCGCAAGTGTCCCCGCTGCCAGAAGCGCATGGCCGACGAGCACCTGGCTTCGGTCGAGGAGTTGCAAAGCTACATGATACACCGCATCGAACGCTTCCTCAACGAGCACGGCCGTAAGATTATCGGCTGGGACGAAATTATCGAAGGGGGGCTCACCCCCGGTGCCACGGTGATGTCGTGGCGCGGCGAAGAGGGTGCTATCCATGCCGTCAAGGCCGGTAATCCCGCCATCATGACACCCGGCAAATACTGCTACCTCGACGCTTATCAAGATGCCCCCAGCACCCAACCGATGGCCATAGGCGGATACCTCACCCTCGAAAAGGCCTATTCGTTCGAGCCGGTACCCGACTCACTCACCACCGAGGAGGCGGCTCTTATTCAGGGCTTGCAAGGCAACGTGTGGACCGAATACATGACTACTCCCGAACACACCGAATACATGATTTATCCCCGCATTCTGGCTCTGGCCGAAGTGGGTTGGACGCCGGCCGAACGGAAGGATTGGAAGAGTTTCCACACCCGTGCACTCCATGCCGTGCAGTTTCTGAAAGAGAAGGGCTACAACCCCTTCCCGCTCGATAAAGAGGTAGGCGACAAACCCGAATCGATGCGCACCGAGGAGAATCTGGCTCTGAACAAGAGTGTCACTCACCTCTACCCATACAGCAAACAGTATGCGGGCGAAGGCGAC
It contains:
- a CDS encoding beta-N-acetylhexosaminidase, which codes for MKKLNRYLALLATVLALISCQSEENRYDLIPYPNHIEQMPGRFAFDNHTQIFVSPECGDEITGVLKQFAGQLQKTSGLELKWAEKEGKNGIVVKLNPELADEAYNLHIGKNNIEIAAATPNGVRFALQTVKQLLPAAVYGDTLVTDANWSVPCATIDDAPRFGYRGLHLDVARHFFSIAEVKRILNVMAVHKLNTLHWHLTDDQGWRIEIKKYPRLTEVGSMRSKTMIAKEWDNYDNTPYGGFYTQDELRDIVKYAADLGITIIPEIDLPGHMMAALASYPELGCTGGPYEVSGQWGIRDDVLCAGKDKTFDFIENVLLEVMDIFPSKYIHIGGDECPKLRWEKCPACQARIKALGLKDDEHGTAEHYLQGYVTERVEKFLNDHGREMIGWDEIMEGGLSTHATVMSWRGVSNGVEAAKQGHDVIMTPTSPLYFDYYQSRDTQSEPLAIGGYNPVDLVYKFNPVPDELTEEEAKHILGTQANVWTEYMPTNEQLEYMIMPRIAALSEVQWDQLENKDYNRFLNHIGHILEIYNAMGLNYAKHLFEVEGEYMVDESKGCIVATLRTQGDAPIYYTLDGTEPTTASTRYTEPIEISTDTDTCTLKAIVVRDQVKTRTLVRPFSFNKATGHLAELKDAPSPKYTFGGASVLTDGIHGDFNYSNGCWLGFIDTPLDATIDLGETQEVSRVKVGSLVQYSEYIFPPTKITVYAADGENPMTEIGKLDIPVAPKQDADGVREYTCEFPSVPASKIRVVVNTTDKIPDWHGARGEKGWLFVDEISIN
- a CDS encoding glycoside hydrolase family 20 protein produces the protein MTKHHRFLITLFAGLLLLGGISCSTPQKAEVDLIPMPRSVEYHRGAFTLSPETKFYTQLPTEGKEALARCLEGTLLGSVPFADEATGNNGISLNLCDSTVVPEAEGYRLEIGKKGVTLSASTEAGLFYGIQTLLQLLNNGDGKTLPAVTIDDAPRFPYRGMHLDVSRHFADKEFVKKQLDALAYFKMNRFHWHLTDGAGWRIEIKKYPRLTSFAAWRPFEKLNDWWTGGRTFCDQNDPRAVGGYYTQDDIREVVAYAAERHITIIPEIEMPGHSEEVLATYPELSCSGKPYVDADYCIGTEKTFEFLENVLLEVIDLFPSEYIHIGGDEASKNGWRKCPRCQKRMADEHLASVEELQSYMIHRIERFLNEHGRKIIGWDEIIEGGLTPGATVMSWRGEEGAIHAVKAGNPAIMTPGKYCYLDAYQDAPSTQPMAIGGYLTLEKAYSFEPVPDSLTTEEAALIQGLQGNVWTEYMTTPEHTEYMIYPRILALAEVGWTPAERKDWKSFHTRALHAVQFLKEKGYNPFPLDKEVGDKPESMRTEENLALNKSVTHLYPYSKQYAGEGDQALVDGVRGGWMYNDDRWQGFLNSDIDVTIDLDSITDIKQVYAEFLQLKGPYVWLPKQVIISASTDGKEYTTLATVDNDISPEVETLQFKTFGWEGNAKARYVRYQALSNGIEGGWLFTDEIIIR